A window of Bos indicus x Bos taurus breed Angus x Brahman F1 hybrid chromosome 20, Bos_hybrid_MaternalHap_v2.0, whole genome shotgun sequence genomic DNA:
GGGCCAAAGCAGCAGTTGGGGGAAATAGAAGCAGCCAACGTTCTGTATAAACTCAGACACCCATGTAAGCTCGGGCCTCAGAACTTTCATTGCCTGCCAAGCTGTTTAAAGCTAAGGATTATGCAGTGAGAACAGATGCAGTGCATTTTGCCATCTTCTGAAATCTAACATTTTAAGTAACATTTAAAGAGCATAGTTTAAATTTTCTTGAATTCAGTCATTGTACTTTTCAAAGTGGTTTCCTAAACTTCATATTAATTTAAGTATGACAGTGCAtcttaatatttcataaatatccaCAGAACATAcactatgctttaaaaaatgctgcagctaagattcaccttagcttttttttttaatgaggtacatatttggaacttttaaaaatcatatttatatcTGAAAATTCCAATGTAAGTTTAAAACAGTAACAAATGTAGTGACTCATAAATATATTTCAGATCCAATTTTCCAGTACTATTTTTTAACCTTCATATTCTATATTTACAAAGCTATGCTATAATAAAATACACTGAAAAGAAAAGCTCATTAAGTGGAGGAGATCACAGCTCTTTTTAGCACTATAAAACACTTTCATAAAATGGATAAGAATTTCTTAAATTGGTGTGGCTCTTTTGCCATCAACTGTTACAAATGCAAGCTTCTCTGGCATTGTTGaagtaaggaagaaataattctgaATCGTTTCTACTATCGACTACAGTCTCCTAAACTGTCAATGTTTCAGGTGTTAAGAATAGCATCAACCTGAGCTGTAGGAACATATTTAACAACTTTCCTTTCGtaataaaataacaaagacaACCTCAACATACCAGGAATTATGTCTGTGTTTTTAATCTtcataaaaatcatttcaaaCGTGGATAATACACACATTCCCGTGATACCATGGGCTAAACTAGAATCTTCCTCTCGACACCATGTCACTTGGTCCCAGCCGAAtcctttacttccaccaccagaaTTCCATCGTGACAGAGGATCGCCGACAAATCTTTGGTTTCAATGCCGTCGGGCAGTTTATACTGTCGGGTGAAGCTTCTGGAGATGAAGCCGTGCTCATCCATTCTGGTTCCGTGTTGAGCTTTTATCAGCAGCCAGCCCTCGAAGGTCTGAATGATGATATCTTCGGGGAGGAATTGGACCACGTCCAGCAGGACTTGGAAGCGGGATTCGCCTCTCTGGGGCGGCATCTCAGCGGCATCCACTGGAGGAGCCTGGGCCGCCCTGGCCTTCCCCAGGTCCACCGTGGTTGGCCCCGGCAGTGCATATAAAGCGTGATCCAGCCTGCAGTCTTCCAGACCTCGAGCTTCGAATTCCTGCTCGTATCGCACTGGAGTCTCGATGAGGTGCCTCAGGATGATTTTTGCCATAGTGGAGGCAAAGCCGGCATCCAGCAGCGTCCTCCCCGTCCAATGTCCGCGTGGAGCTTCGCCGCTGCCTTCCAACTAGATTATCAGAGGAGAGCTGCTCTTCGCTTATAACCCCGCGAGAGCAACCCTTTAATTAGACCTGAATCACAGTGCCGCACGCTCCCTCTTGTCTTTTCGCTCCTGCTGACAATGAACGGCTATTTATAGGGTGTGTTTCGAAGTTGCTTTTAGCACACAGCCTGCTCGAGCTGCCGAGTCAAGGATTGCCCTTACGTTCTCAGTTATCCTTGGCAAGTATGTCGGCCTCGCTTacccagagagaaagagagagtcagAAAcaatatttgagaaatatttgagTGCTCTGTCTTTGTGAACTACAGCAAACTGAGGGATCAGAACAATCTACAGATGAGCACTTATTTGTATGAACTAAGTCTGCTCTAATCCTAGTCTCCAGGCACAAAATCAGGGGGAGGTGACTTGAGCTTTAAATTGATTAGGAAtcaattacacacacacaggcacattaAAATCTCAAACATTCAACAAGCCCTCAGCCCTCTATcctatacatttattttcatttcatccttTAATCTTCTATCCTTAAGTGACATCTGAGCCAGGCCATCTGGGTTTATTAAATTTGACTCATGAAAAATTAGATCAAATGACTGAGCCAGACAGTGATGTCCAACCTCAGAAGGGGTTGAAAGGCATAGAACAGAGAATCTTAGCAAGGAAAATAGAGCTCCAGGGCAGAGAAAAAGCTTAATGCTTTTTAACTATTTGACACTAAAGCCCATAAAACTAAGGATTAATCTAGTTGCAGCTCTGCTGTtgaaatggcaaaaataaataacatacttCCTAACTGTAACCCCCTTAACATTAAACTTAGATTGAAAAAGAATGAGGTAACTCTTTATCCACTGCTATGGCAAGATCTCCAAGACATGTTAAGTACAAAAGGAAAGTCCAGAACAGCATATAATGtgctgtatttgtcttttttttaaaataggcatTTGCTTGTGAAATATAATCTGAAAGTTATGTCATGGGGAACAGAAGTTGCCTCCTGGGATGGTAGCAGAGTGATCAGAAGGCAGGGGCTAGAGGGAGACTTGTTCATCACTATAAAC
This region includes:
- the HSPB3 gene encoding heat shock protein beta-3, with protein sequence MAKIILRHLIETPVRYEQEFEARGLEDCRLDHALYALPGPTTVDLGKARAAQAPPVDAAEMPPQRGESRFQVLLDVVQFLPEDIIIQTFEGWLLIKAQHGTRMDEHGFISRSFTRQYKLPDGIETKDLSAILCHDGILVVEVKDSAGTK